The following are from one region of the Juglans regia cultivar Chandler chromosome 10, Walnut 2.0, whole genome shotgun sequence genome:
- the LOC108980067 gene encoding LOW QUALITY PROTEIN: succinate dehydrogenase [ubiquinone] iron-sulfur subunit 3, mitochondrial (The sequence of the model RefSeq protein was modified relative to this genomic sequence to represent the inferred CDS: substituted 1 base at 1 genomic stop codon), giving the protein MSRRSVRNGYDKVARILGRTEKQKKFPVLDNYPVGQEHAEEAVEAHETIHSNIKKLVKEFRIYRWNPDHPSNKPHLQSHFVNLSNCGPMVLDALQKIKAEDDSSLSYRRSCREGICGSCAMNIDGTNTVACLKPIDADTSKATIVTPLPHTSKMKDHLNIQTSFXNEYRLIEPWLKARKAPEDGREYRQSTADRKKLDGLYECILCACCSTSCPSYWWNPEEFLGPAALLQVYRWISDSRDDFADERLQALTEDEKRLYRCRTIKNCTATCPKSLNPADAIHKMKSRHLLSLPVEKFY; this is encoded by the exons aTGTCAAGACGTTCCGTTCGCAACGGCTACGACAAGGTGGCACGTATACTTGGAAGAacagaaaagcaaaaaaagttTCCGGTTTTGGATAATTACCCTGTCGGACAAGAGCATGCAGaagaagctgtcgaggcacatGAAACCATCCATAGCAACATCAAAAAGCTTGTAAAGGAGTTCAGAATCTATAGATGGAACCCTGACCATCCCAGCAACAAGCCCCACCTACAGTCCCACTTTGTCAACCTCTCCAACTGTGGCCCCATG GTTTTGGATGCATTGCAGAAGATAAAAGCAGAGGATGATTCGAGCTTGAGCTACAGAAGGTCATGCAGAGAAGGAATATGCGGGTCATGCGCCATGAATATTGATGGGACCAACACCGTGGCATGTCTCAAGCCCATTGATGCAGACACTTCCAAGGCCACCATTGTAACCCCTCTCCCCCACACTTCCAAG ATGAAAGaccatctcaatatccaaacaagtTTTTGAAATGA ATATAGATTGATAGAGCCATGGCTCAAGGCAAGAAAGGCACCGGAGGATGGGCGGGAATACAGGCAATCAACCGCAGACAGAAAGAAGCTAGACGGGCTGTATGAGTGCATATTATGTGCTTGCTGTAGTACCTCATGCCCTTCCTACTGGTGGAACCCGGAGGAGTTCCTTGGGCCTGCTGCATTGCTCCAGGTTTATCGATGGATTTCTGATAG CCGGGATGACTTCGCGGATGAACGATTGCAAGCATTGACAGAGGATGAGAAGAGATTATATCGATGCAGGACTATTAAGAACTGCACGGCCACCTGCCCCAAAAGCCTCAATCCTGCAGATGCCATTCACAAGATGAAATCCAGGCATCTGCTTTCTCTGCCTGTGGAGAAGTTTTATTGA